The Mycolicibacterium mageritense genome contains a region encoding:
- a CDS encoding DUF1304 domain-containing protein — MLIAGLVFAALAAVLHVYIFTMESLTWTSPRTRATFGIGAEEAEATKELAFNQGFYNLFLAVVAAAGIVAVALGHNAVGVALIFAGVGSMLAAAAVLLLSSPDKARAAITQGVFPLIALVLVIAALTV; from the coding sequence ATGCTCATCGCCGGTTTGGTGTTCGCCGCCCTGGCGGCTGTCCTGCACGTCTACATCTTCACGATGGAATCGTTGACCTGGACGTCGCCGCGCACGCGCGCCACGTTCGGCATCGGTGCCGAAGAGGCTGAGGCGACCAAGGAGCTGGCCTTCAACCAGGGCTTCTACAACCTCTTCCTCGCGGTGGTGGCCGCTGCCGGCATTGTGGCGGTTGCGTTGGGCCACAACGCTGTCGGGGTGGCGCTGATCTTCGCCGGGGTGGGATCGATGCTTGCCGCGGCAGCAGTGCTGTTGCTCTCGTCGCCCGACAAGGCGCGCGCCGCGATCACCCAGGGCGTGTTCCCGCTGATCGCCCTCGTGCTCGTGATCGCCGCGCTGACGGTCTAG
- the car gene encoding carboxylic acid reductase, producing the protein MSNETREERSEQRLADLYATDEEFANARPSQAVNEAVLQPGLRLPAVVKTVLTGYGDRPALGQRAVEFVTDPATGRTTAQLQPRFETITHGQLWERIQAVTNAWHDNPVHAGDRVAILGFTSVDYTTIDTALTQLGAVSVPLQTSAPAAALEPIVAETEPVLIASSIDYLDDAVDLALNSTAARLTVFDYRPEVDDQREAFETAQQRLAGRVEVENFAHVLGRGAVMPNVEGVVADGSETDGDPLALLIYTSGSTGAPKGAMYPESKVANIWRPAANAHWDESQGVVPSIALSFMPMSHVMGRGILYGALASGGTVNFAARADLSTFLEDLALTRPTQLNFVPRIWDMLFQEYQSRMTHGANEADVLEDMRQNLLGGRYVTALTGSAPISPELKAWVEKLLDMHLLEGYGSTEAGAVFVDGKISRPPVLEYKLVDVPELGYHLTDVPHPRGELLIRSEQLFPGYYKRPEVTAAMFDEDGFYKTGDIVAELGPDHVAYVDRRNNVLKLSQGEFVTVSKLEAAFNNASLVRQIYIYGNSARPYLLAVVVPTDPDATKAEIAESLKDAARVADLQSYEIPRDFIIETTPFTLENGLLTGIRKLAWPKLKERYGAELEQLYTELAEGQANELQALRTTGAQAPVLETVSRAATALLGAASSDVAPDAHFTDLGGDSLSALTFGNLLQEIFDVDVPVSVIVSPASDLRTIAEHIEAQRSGANLRPTYASVHGRNATEVRAADLTLDKFIDAATLAAAPDLPGPASEIRTVLLTGATGFLGRYLALEWLERMDLVDGKVICLVRAKSDEEARARLDKTFDSGDPKLLAHYRELAADHLEVLAGDKGEADLGLDRETWQRLADTVDFIVDPAALVNHVLPYSELFGPNALGTAELIRVALTTRIKPFAYVSTIGVGGGIEPGKFVESEDIRAMSPVRRVDDSYANGYGNSKWAGEVLLREAHDLAGLPVTVFRCDMILADTTYAGQLNLPDMFTRMMFSLVATGVAPGSFNQLDADGKRQRAHYDGLPVEFIAEAISTLGAHVQDGFETYHVMNPHDDGIGMDEFVDWLIEAGYPIQRIADYHEWLSRFETTLRALPDKQRQASLLPLLHNYQQPGMPVNGAMAPTDVFRAAVQEAKIGPDKDIPHVTREVIVKYISDLELLGLL; encoded by the coding sequence ATGTCGAATGAAACACGCGAAGAGCGCTCCGAACAGCGCCTCGCAGACTTATATGCAACCGATGAAGAGTTCGCCAATGCGCGCCCCAGCCAGGCCGTCAACGAGGCTGTCCTCCAGCCCGGACTCCGCCTGCCCGCAGTGGTCAAGACCGTCCTGACGGGCTACGGCGACCGGCCCGCACTGGGTCAGCGTGCCGTCGAGTTCGTCACCGACCCGGCGACCGGGCGCACCACCGCGCAGTTGCAGCCGCGCTTCGAAACCATCACCCACGGTCAGCTGTGGGAGCGCATCCAGGCCGTCACCAACGCGTGGCACGACAACCCGGTGCACGCCGGTGACCGCGTCGCGATCCTCGGGTTCACGAGCGTCGACTACACCACGATCGATACGGCACTGACCCAGCTCGGCGCGGTTTCGGTGCCGCTGCAGACCAGCGCTCCGGCCGCAGCACTGGAGCCCATCGTGGCCGAGACCGAACCCGTACTCATCGCGTCGAGCATCGACTACCTCGATGACGCCGTGGACCTGGCCCTGAATTCGACCGCAGCGCGGCTTACGGTCTTCGACTACCGTCCCGAGGTCGACGACCAGCGGGAGGCTTTCGAGACCGCGCAGCAGCGCCTCGCCGGACGTGTCGAGGTCGAGAACTTCGCCCACGTGCTCGGCCGTGGCGCCGTCATGCCGAACGTCGAGGGCGTGGTGGCCGACGGGTCAGAAACAGACGGGGATCCGCTTGCCTTGTTGATCTACACGTCGGGCAGCACGGGAGCTCCGAAGGGCGCCATGTACCCCGAGAGCAAGGTCGCCAACATCTGGCGGCCCGCCGCCAACGCCCACTGGGACGAGAGCCAGGGTGTGGTCCCGTCGATCGCGCTGAGCTTCATGCCGATGAGCCACGTGATGGGCCGTGGCATTCTGTACGGCGCGCTGGCCAGCGGCGGCACGGTGAACTTCGCGGCGCGTGCCGACCTCTCGACGTTCCTGGAGGATCTGGCGCTGACGCGCCCCACCCAGCTGAACTTCGTGCCGCGCATCTGGGACATGTTGTTCCAGGAGTACCAGAGCCGCATGACCCACGGCGCCAACGAAGCTGACGTGTTGGAAGACATGCGGCAGAACCTGCTCGGCGGGCGCTACGTGACGGCTCTGACGGGTTCGGCGCCGATCTCCCCCGAACTCAAGGCTTGGGTGGAGAAGCTGCTCGACATGCACCTGCTGGAAGGCTACGGCTCGACAGAGGCCGGCGCGGTGTTCGTCGACGGCAAGATCAGCCGTCCGCCGGTGCTCGAATACAAGCTCGTCGACGTGCCCGAACTGGGCTACCACCTGACCGACGTGCCGCACCCGCGCGGCGAACTGCTGATCCGCTCGGAGCAGCTGTTCCCCGGGTACTACAAGCGTCCCGAGGTCACCGCCGCGATGTTCGACGAGGACGGCTTCTACAAGACCGGTGACATCGTCGCCGAGCTCGGACCCGACCACGTCGCCTACGTCGACCGGCGCAACAACGTGCTCAAGCTGTCGCAGGGCGAGTTCGTCACGGTGTCCAAGCTGGAAGCCGCGTTCAACAACGCGTCTCTCGTGCGCCAGATCTACATCTACGGCAACAGCGCTCGGCCCTATCTGCTGGCCGTGGTCGTGCCCACCGATCCGGATGCGACGAAGGCGGAGATCGCCGAATCGCTCAAGGATGCTGCCCGCGTCGCGGACCTGCAATCCTACGAGATCCCCCGCGATTTCATCATCGAGACAACGCCTTTCACGCTGGAGAACGGGCTGCTGACGGGTATCCGCAAGCTGGCCTGGCCCAAGCTGAAGGAACGCTACGGCGCCGAACTAGAGCAGCTGTACACCGAACTGGCCGAAGGCCAGGCCAACGAACTCCAGGCGCTGCGGACCACGGGCGCGCAAGCCCCCGTGCTGGAAACCGTGAGCCGTGCCGCCACCGCGCTGCTCGGGGCCGCCAGCTCTGACGTCGCGCCCGATGCACACTTCACCGACCTGGGTGGAGACTCGTTGTCGGCGTTGACGTTCGGGAACCTGCTGCAGGAGATCTTCGACGTCGACGTGCCGGTGTCGGTGATCGTCAGCCCGGCATCGGATCTTCGGACCATCGCCGAGCACATCGAGGCGCAGCGGTCCGGCGCCAACCTGCGGCCGACCTATGCTTCGGTGCACGGACGCAACGCCACCGAGGTGCGCGCGGCCGACCTGACCCTCGACAAGTTCATCGATGCCGCGACCCTGGCGGCCGCACCGGACCTGCCGGGCCCGGCCAGCGAGATCCGGACCGTATTGCTCACGGGCGCAACGGGATTCCTGGGCCGCTACCTTGCCCTGGAGTGGCTGGAGCGCATGGATCTGGTGGACGGCAAGGTGATCTGCCTGGTTCGCGCCAAGTCCGACGAGGAAGCCCGGGCGCGGCTAGACAAGACCTTCGACAGTGGTGACCCGAAACTGCTTGCGCACTACCGTGAGCTGGCCGCCGACCACCTCGAAGTGCTCGCGGGCGACAAGGGCGAGGCCGACCTGGGCCTGGACCGCGAGACCTGGCAACGGCTGGCCGACACGGTCGATTTCATCGTCGATCCGGCCGCCCTGGTGAACCACGTGCTGCCCTACAGCGAGCTGTTCGGCCCCAACGCACTCGGCACCGCCGAACTCATCCGCGTCGCGCTCACCACGCGGATCAAGCCGTTCGCCTACGTCTCGACGATCGGCGTCGGGGGCGGAATCGAGCCCGGAAAGTTCGTGGAGTCCGAGGACATTCGAGCTATGAGTCCAGTTCGTCGCGTCGACGACTCGTACGCCAACGGCTACGGCAACAGCAAGTGGGCCGGCGAGGTGCTGCTGCGTGAGGCACATGACCTGGCGGGCCTGCCGGTGACGGTGTTCCGCTGCGACATGATCCTGGCCGACACCACCTATGCCGGACAGCTGAACCTGCCGGACATGTTCACCCGCATGATGTTCAGCCTCGTCGCCACCGGTGTCGCCCCCGGCTCGTTCAACCAGCTCGACGCCGACGGCAAACGGCAGCGGGCCCACTACGACGGTCTGCCCGTCGAGTTCATCGCCGAGGCCATCTCCACCTTGGGCGCCCATGTCCAGGACGGCTTCGAGACGTACCACGTGATGAACCCGCACGACGACGGCATCGGTATGGACGAGTTCGTCGACTGGCTCATCGAGGCGGGCTACCCGATCCAGCGCATCGCCGACTACCACGAGTGGTTGTCCCGCTTCGAGACCACGCTGCGGGCATTGCCCGACAAGCAACGTCAGGCCTCGCTGCTGCCACTGCTGCACAACTACCAGCAGCCCGGCATGCCGGTGAACGGCGCGATGGCACCGACAGACGTGTTCCGCGCGGCGGTGCAGGAAGCCAAGATCGGGCCCGACAAGGACATCCCGCACGTCACGCGGGAGGTCATCGTCAAGTACATCAGCGACCTGGAACTGCTGGGCCTGCTGTAA
- the ruvB gene encoding Holliday junction branch migration DNA helicase RuvB: MGRFDDTPDEPDEREMSPALTVGEGDIDASLRPRSLGEFIGQPRVREQLQLVIEGAKNRGGTPDHILLSGPPGLGKTSLAMIIAAELGTSLRVTSGPALERAGDLAAMLSNLVEHDVLFIDEIHRIARPAEEMLYLAMEDFRVDVVVGKGPGATSIPLEVAPFTLVGATTRSGALTGPLRDRFGFTAHMDFYEPAELERVLARSAGILGIELGAEAGAEIARRSRGTPRIANRLLRRVRDYAEVRADGVITRDIAKAALEVYDVDELGLDRLDRAVLSALTRSFNGGPVGVSTLAVAVGEEATTVEEVCEPFLVRAGMIARTPRGRVATPQAWTHLGMRPPVTGLGQAGLFE, translated from the coding sequence ATGGGCCGCTTCGACGACACTCCTGACGAGCCCGACGAGCGCGAGATGTCGCCGGCGCTGACAGTCGGCGAGGGCGATATCGACGCGAGCCTGCGGCCGCGTTCGCTCGGTGAGTTCATCGGTCAGCCGCGGGTGCGCGAGCAGCTGCAGCTGGTGATCGAGGGTGCCAAGAATCGCGGCGGAACACCGGACCACATCCTGCTGTCCGGGCCGCCCGGGCTGGGCAAGACATCATTGGCGATGATCATCGCGGCAGAGCTGGGCACGTCGTTGCGGGTCACGTCCGGCCCCGCCCTGGAGCGGGCCGGCGACCTCGCCGCGATGCTGTCCAATCTGGTCGAGCACGACGTGCTGTTCATCGACGAGATCCACCGCATCGCGCGTCCGGCCGAGGAGATGCTCTACCTGGCGATGGAGGATTTCCGGGTCGACGTCGTCGTCGGGAAAGGCCCTGGCGCCACGTCGATTCCGCTCGAAGTGGCGCCGTTCACGCTCGTCGGCGCGACCACCCGGTCAGGTGCGCTCACCGGGCCGCTGCGGGACCGGTTCGGGTTCACCGCACACATGGACTTCTACGAGCCCGCCGAGCTGGAACGGGTGCTAGCCCGCTCGGCGGGCATTCTGGGCATCGAGTTGGGCGCCGAGGCGGGAGCCGAGATCGCCCGGCGGTCCCGCGGCACACCGCGTATCGCCAACCGGCTGTTGCGCCGTGTCCGCGACTACGCCGAGGTGCGCGCGGACGGGGTCATCACACGTGACATCGCGAAGGCCGCTCTCGAGGTGTACGACGTCGACGAGCTCGGCCTCGACCGGCTCGACCGCGCGGTGCTCTCGGCGCTGACCCGCAGCTTCAACGGCGGGCCGGTCGGCGTGTCGACACTGGCGGTGGCGGTCGGGGAGGAGGCCACGACCGTCGAAGAGGTCTGCGAGCCGTTTCTGGTGCGCGCCGGCATGATCGCCCGGACCCCCCGCGGACGGGTCGCCACGCCGCAGGCCTGGACGCACCTGGGCATGCGGCCTCCGGTTACCGGGCTGGGCCAGGCCGGGCTGTTTGAATAG
- a CDS encoding HNH endonuclease — protein MFELAELSQVSADADEVALHRRMEELERAKSAAAAGQARCAALMDAKRRAADAAIGVPAARQGRGLGSEIGLARHDSPDQGRAHLAMAKVLVYDMPNTLAALECGALSEQRAAIIVREAAHLSAADRRRLDVELCGDHGTLAGMGDTRIRDEAKTISYRLDPQGAADRADQAPMDRTVTLRPAPNAMVHLTAYLPAAEGIQTFDALQQSADTCTDGRNRGQAMADTLVARVTGRDPMRTPAPVAVSLILSDRTLLGADSAPAVLQGHGPVPASVAREMVRRAALDDESRATLRRLYARPETGVLVAMESRSRRFPKGLARFIAARDQTCRTPYCNAPIRHSDHVRPHHRGGPTAAGNGQGMCAHCNQVKETPGWQTFAGTDHNGQHTTIVVTPTGATYRSTAPPAPGHPRVLTRDVHVVVNRRAA, from the coding sequence ATGTTCGAACTGGCAGAGTTGTCGCAGGTCAGCGCTGATGCTGACGAGGTGGCGCTGCATCGGCGCATGGAGGAACTGGAACGCGCCAAGTCAGCCGCCGCGGCGGGCCAGGCCCGCTGCGCGGCATTGATGGACGCCAAGCGCCGCGCCGCCGACGCCGCCATAGGTGTGCCCGCCGCCCGGCAGGGGCGCGGCCTCGGCTCCGAGATCGGCTTGGCCCGCCACGACTCGCCCGACCAGGGCCGCGCCCATCTCGCGATGGCCAAAGTGCTGGTGTACGACATGCCTAACACCCTGGCCGCGCTGGAGTGCGGGGCGCTGTCCGAACAGCGCGCGGCCATCATCGTGCGCGAAGCCGCGCACCTCTCGGCCGCCGACCGGCGCCGCTTGGACGTCGAATTGTGCGGGGACCACGGCACTCTCGCCGGGATGGGCGACACCCGCATCCGCGACGAAGCCAAGACCATCTCCTATCGCCTCGACCCCCAAGGGGCCGCCGACCGCGCTGACCAGGCACCGATGGATCGCACCGTCACGCTGCGTCCCGCACCGAACGCCATGGTGCATCTCACGGCGTACTTGCCTGCAGCGGAAGGGATTCAGACCTTCGACGCTCTCCAGCAGAGCGCCGACACATGCACCGACGGCCGAAATCGCGGCCAGGCCATGGCCGACACGCTCGTCGCGAGGGTCACCGGACGCGATCCCATGCGCACACCGGCACCGGTGGCGGTGTCGCTGATCTTGTCCGACCGCACGCTGCTCGGTGCGGATTCCGCTCCGGCGGTGCTGCAAGGCCATGGTCCCGTGCCCGCTTCGGTGGCACGAGAGATGGTGCGCCGTGCGGCCCTCGACGACGAGTCACGCGCGACGCTGCGACGCCTGTACGCGAGGCCGGAGACCGGTGTGCTGGTGGCAATGGAATCCCGGTCCCGACGGTTCCCGAAAGGTCTCGCCCGGTTCATCGCCGCCCGCGACCAAACCTGCCGCACCCCTTACTGCAACGCGCCCATCCGCCACAGCGACCACGTCAGGCCCCATCACCGCGGCGGTCCGACCGCCGCGGGCAACGGGCAAGGGATGTGCGCACATTGCAACCAGGTCAAAGAGACTCCCGGCTGGCAGACCTTCGCCGGCACCGACCACAACGGCCAGCACACCACCATCGTCGTCACCCCGACGGGCGCCACCTACCGATCCACCGCCCCGCCCGCACCCGGCCACCCACGGGTTCTCACTCGCGACGTCCACGTCGTGGTGAACAGACGCGCGGCCTAG
- the ruvA gene encoding Holliday junction branch migration protein RuvA has translation MIASVRGEVIDIALDHAVIEAAGVGYKVMATPSTLATLRRGDDTRLITAMIVREDSMTLYGFADGEARDLFLTLLGVSGVGPKIALATLAVYDAQALRQALADGDVTALTRVPGIGKRGAERMVLELRDKIGPVTPSAATGFTGHAVRAPVVEALIGLGFAAKQAEEATDKVLANDPEATTSDALRAALSMLGKK, from the coding sequence ATGATCGCGTCGGTACGTGGTGAGGTCATCGACATCGCGCTGGATCACGCCGTGATCGAAGCGGCCGGGGTCGGCTACAAAGTCATGGCCACGCCGTCGACGCTCGCGACATTGCGCCGCGGCGACGATACACGGTTGATCACGGCGATGATTGTGCGCGAGGACTCGATGACGCTGTACGGCTTCGCCGACGGCGAGGCGCGGGATCTGTTCCTGACGCTGCTCGGGGTTTCCGGCGTCGGGCCGAAGATCGCGCTGGCCACCCTCGCCGTGTACGACGCCCAGGCGCTGCGCCAGGCACTGGCCGACGGCGACGTCACGGCGCTGACCCGCGTGCCCGGCATCGGCAAACGCGGCGCTGAGCGCATGGTGCTGGAACTGCGCGACAAGATCGGGCCCGTCACGCCGAGCGCGGCCACCGGCTTCACGGGCCACGCCGTGCGGGCCCCGGTGGTGGAAGCCCTTATCGGCCTTGGCTTTGCGGCCAAACAGGCCGAAGAGGCCACCGACAAGGTGCTGGCCAACGATCCCGAAGCCACCACGTCGGATGCGCTGCGGGCCGCGTTGTCGATGCTTGGTAAGAAATAG